Proteins from a single region of Streptomyces spectabilis:
- a CDS encoding FadR/GntR family transcriptional regulator, with protein MSTLAHTMMTTARSADAGLAGPGELDRYPYAEAHGADRVVAPAWDSADQDLARVGRRAAGSRGRGLHGQLVQQLGQMIVSGDLGADRPLVPEEIGQRFEVSRTVVRESLRVLEAKGLVSARPNVGTRVRPVSDWNLLDPDIIEWRAFGPQRDDQRRELSELRWTIEPLAARLAAGHGREEIQQRLADMVEIMRHALGQGDSITFARADAEFHSLLIQVAGNRMLEHLSGIVSAALQVSGGPVTGCDRPTEASLAHHARIVDGLASGDGAAAEAAMRQLLTVHPEVERVVPAPREH; from the coding sequence GTGAGTACCCTTGCGCACACCATGATGACCACCGCCCGCTCCGCAGACGCCGGCCTCGCCGGCCCGGGCGAACTCGACCGCTACCCCTACGCCGAGGCCCACGGCGCCGACCGCGTGGTCGCGCCCGCCTGGGACAGCGCCGACCAGGACCTGGCCCGCGTGGGCCGCCGGGCCGCCGGAAGCCGCGGCCGCGGACTGCACGGCCAACTGGTCCAGCAGCTCGGCCAGATGATCGTCTCCGGGGACCTGGGCGCCGACCGTCCCCTCGTCCCGGAGGAGATCGGCCAGCGGTTCGAGGTCTCCCGCACCGTCGTCCGCGAATCCCTGCGCGTGCTGGAGGCCAAGGGCCTCGTCAGCGCCCGGCCCAACGTCGGCACGCGCGTGCGCCCGGTCAGTGACTGGAACCTGCTCGACCCGGACATCATCGAGTGGCGGGCCTTCGGCCCGCAGCGCGACGACCAGCGCCGCGAGCTCAGCGAGCTCCGCTGGACGATCGAGCCCCTCGCGGCCCGGCTCGCCGCCGGGCACGGCCGGGAGGAGATCCAGCAGCGCCTCGCCGACATGGTCGAGATCATGCGGCACGCGCTCGGCCAGGGCGACTCGATCACCTTCGCCCGCGCCGACGCAGAGTTCCACTCGCTGCTCATCCAGGTCGCGGGCAACCGCATGCTGGAGCACCTGTCGGGCATCGTCTCGGCCGCCCTCCAGGTCTCCGGCGGCCCCGTCACCGGCTGTGACCGCCCCACCGAGGCCTCGCTGGCCCACCACGCCCGGATCGTCGACGGACTCGCCTCGGGCGACGGAGCCGCCGCCGAGGCCGCCATGCGCCAGCTCCTGACCGTCCACCCGGAGGTGGAGCGGGTCGTGCCGGCTCCTCGCGAGCACTGA
- a CDS encoding RNA polymerase sigma factor has product MFVSASTSRTLPPEIAESVSVMALIERGKADGQIAGDDVRRAFEADQIPATQWKNVLRSLNQILEEEGVTLMVSAAEPKRPRKSVAAKSPAKRTATRTVAAKTATAKPATAASVKPAADGVDEDGTATKAAAKKTTAKKTVTKKTAAKKTTAKKTASKKDAEFLDEEATEETPAVGKPGEGEPAEEGAQGFVLSDEDEDDAPAQQVAAAGATADPVKDYLKQIGKVPLLNAEQEVELAKRIEAGLFAEDKLANADKLAPKLKRELEIIAEDGRRAKNHLLEANLRLVVSLAKRYTGRGMLFLDLIQEGNLGLIRAVEKFDYTKGYKFSTYATWWIRQAITRAMADQARTIRIPVHMVEVINKLARVQRQMLQDLGREPTPEELAKELDMTPEKVIEVQKYGREPISLHTPLGEDGDSEFGDLIEDSEAVVPADAVSFTLLQEQLHSVLDTLSEREAGVVSMRFGLTDGQPKTLDEIGKVYGVTRERIRQIESKTMSKLRHPSRSQVLRDYLD; this is encoded by the coding sequence TTGTTCGTGTCGGCCAGCACATCCCGTACGCTCCCGCCGGAGATTGCCGAATCCGTCTCTGTGATGGCGCTCATCGAGCGGGGAAAGGCTGATGGGCAGATCGCCGGCGACGACGTGCGTCGTGCCTTCGAAGCTGACCAGATCCCGGCCACTCAGTGGAAGAACGTTCTGCGCAGCCTCAACCAGATCCTCGAGGAAGAGGGTGTGACGCTGATGGTCAGTGCCGCGGAGCCTAAGCGCCCCCGCAAGAGCGTCGCAGCGAAGAGTCCGGCCAAGCGCACCGCGACCAGGACGGTCGCGGCCAAGACCGCCACCGCGAAGCCGGCCACGGCCGCTTCCGTGAAGCCCGCCGCCGATGGCGTGGACGAGGACGGCACGGCCACGAAGGCCGCTGCCAAGAAGACGACGGCCAAGAAGACCGTCACGAAGAAGACCGCCGCCAAGAAGACCACGGCCAAGAAGACCGCCTCCAAGAAGGACGCCGAGTTCCTCGACGAGGAGGCCACCGAGGAGACGCCCGCCGTCGGCAAGCCCGGCGAGGGCGAGCCCGCGGAAGAAGGTGCCCAGGGCTTCGTCCTCTCCGACGAGGACGAGGACGACGCGCCCGCGCAGCAGGTCGCCGCGGCCGGCGCCACCGCCGACCCGGTCAAGGACTACCTGAAGCAGATCGGCAAGGTCCCCCTGCTCAACGCCGAGCAGGAGGTCGAGCTCGCCAAGCGCATCGAGGCCGGTCTGTTCGCCGAGGACAAGCTCGCCAACGCCGACAAGCTCGCGCCGAAGCTCAAGCGCGAGCTGGAGATCATCGCCGAGGACGGCCGCCGCGCCAAGAACCACCTCCTGGAGGCCAACCTCCGACTGGTGGTCTCCCTGGCCAAGCGCTACACGGGCCGCGGCATGCTCTTCCTGGACCTCATCCAGGAGGGCAACCTCGGTCTGATCCGCGCGGTCGAGAAGTTCGACTACACCAAGGGCTACAAGTTCTCCACGTACGCCACCTGGTGGATCCGTCAGGCCATCACCCGCGCCATGGCCGACCAGGCCCGCACCATCCGCATCCCGGTGCACATGGTCGAGGTCATCAACAAGCTCGCGCGCGTGCAGCGCCAGATGCTCCAGGACCTGGGCCGCGAGCCCACCCCGGAGGAGCTGGCCAAGGAGCTCGACATGACCCCGGAGAAGGTCATCGAGGTCCAGAAGTACGGCCGCGAGCCCATCTCCCTGCACACCCCGCTGGGCGAGGACGGCGACAGCGAGTTCGGTGACCTCATCGAGGACTCCGAGGCCGTCGTTCCGGCCGACGCCGTCAGCTTCACGCTCCTCCAGGAGCAGCTGCACTCCGTCCTCGACACCCTGTCCGAGCGCGAGGCGGGCGTCGTCTCGATGCGCTTCGGTCTCACCGACGGTCAGCCGAAGACCCTCGACGAGATCGGCAAGGTCTACGGAGTGACGCGTGAGCGCATCCGTCAGATCGAGTCGAAGACGATGTCGAAGCTGCGCCACCCCTCGCGCTCGCAGGTCCTGCGCGACTACCTGGACTAG
- a CDS encoding S1 family peptidase, with protein sequence MRRPFARALVGTLTLGAAVATLPLASPPPVAADSVVVGGTPARVADSPWAVALASRDQFGGTRSGQFCGGVVIGPSTVLTAAHCMGEEVLGVPLREMRDLRVIVGREDLDTHAGSEVPVRDVWVNPEYDAYTNAGDVAVLTLSKPLTKAQAIPMARDGDAAYESGTGAAVYGWGDTTGMGHYARTLRSARVTVLSDAVCEQAYRGSADGTYTRSSMLCAGESQGGRDACQGDSGGPLVAHGRLIGLVSWGSGCGRADSPGVYTRVSDVARVVQRYV encoded by the coding sequence ATGCGTCGTCCCTTCGCCCGAGCGCTGGTGGGAACGCTGACCCTGGGGGCCGCGGTGGCCACCCTGCCGCTGGCCTCCCCGCCTCCGGTGGCAGCCGACAGCGTGGTCGTCGGAGGCACACCCGCGCGGGTGGCGGACAGCCCATGGGCGGTGGCGCTCGCCAGTCGTGACCAGTTCGGGGGTACGCGCTCGGGCCAGTTCTGCGGCGGCGTCGTGATCGGACCGTCGACGGTCCTGACTGCGGCCCACTGCATGGGCGAAGAAGTGCTCGGGGTGCCCCTCCGTGAGATGCGGGACCTCAGGGTCATCGTGGGCCGTGAGGACCTGGACACCCATGCGGGGAGTGAGGTTCCGGTACGCGACGTGTGGGTCAATCCCGAGTACGACGCCTACACGAACGCAGGTGACGTCGCGGTCCTCACCTTGTCCAAGCCGCTTACGAAGGCTCAGGCGATCCCCATGGCGCGGGACGGGGACGCCGCGTACGAGTCCGGTACGGGCGCCGCCGTGTACGGCTGGGGCGACACGACGGGGATGGGGCACTACGCGCGCACGCTGCGTTCCGCGCGCGTGACGGTGCTGTCGGACGCGGTGTGCGAGCAGGCCTACCGGGGCAGTGCCGACGGGACGTACACACGGTCATCGATGCTGTGCGCGGGCGAATCACAGGGCGGCCGGGACGCCTGTCAGGGCGACAGCGGCGGTCCGCTGGTCGCTCACGGGCGGCTCATCGGCTTGGTGTCGTGGGGAAGTGGATGCGGCCGGGCAGACAGTCCAGGGGTCTATACGCGCGTCTCGGACGTGGCCCGGGTGGTGCAGCGGTACGTGTAG
- a CDS encoding DUF7455 domain-containing protein, whose protein sequence is MTTVLTPASPLTAADRCDRCGAQAYLRVVLLSGGELLFCAHHGRKFEPELKKIAAEIQDETERLTAVPAANATEEER, encoded by the coding sequence GTGACTACTGTTCTGACCCCCGCGAGCCCCCTGACGGCCGCTGACCGCTGCGACCGCTGCGGCGCCCAGGCATACCTGCGCGTCGTCCTGTTGAGCGGCGGTGAACTGCTCTTCTGCGCCCACCACGGTCGCAAGTTCGAGCCGGAACTCAAGAAGATCGCCGCCGAGATACAGGACGAGACGGAGCGCCTGACGGCTGTGCCGGCGGCCAACGCGACCGAAGAGGAACGCTGA
- a CDS encoding DNA gyrase/topoisomerase IV subunit B: protein MTAETSVPSTALLTGADRDGSNYTARHLLVLEGLEAVRKRPGMYIGSTDSRGLMHCLWEIIDNSVDEALGGFCDHIEVILHDDASVEVRDNGRGIPVDVEPKTGLSGVEVVMTKLHAGGKFGGGSYAASGGLHGVGASVVNALSARLDVEVDRAGHTHAISFRRGVPGAFAKSGPDAAFDSAARLTKVKKVPKARTGTRVRYWADRQIFLKDAKLSLENLHQRARQTAFLVPGLTIVVRDEYGLGEGGTKGEESFRFDGGISEFCEYLAQDKAVCDVLRFSGQGTFKETVPVLDDRGQMTPTEVTRELGVDVALRWGTGYDSTIRSFVNIIATPKGGTHVTGFERSLTKTVNEVLRGQKLLRVAEDDVVKDDALEGLTAVVTVRLAEPQFEGQTKEVLGTSAANRIVSNVIAKELKAFLTSTKRDAKAQARAVMEKVVAAARTRIAARQHKDAQRRKTALESSSLPAKLADCRSDDVDRSELFIVEGDSALGTAKLARNSEFQALLPIRGKILNVQKSSVSDMLKNVECGAIIQVIGAGSGRTFDIDAARYGKIILLVDADVDGAHIRCLLLTLFQRYMRPMVEAGRVFAAVPPLHRIELTQPKKGQDKYVYTYSDRELRETLLEFERKGVRYKDSIQRYKGLGEMDADQLAETTMDPRHRTLRRINISDLDSAEQVFDLLMGNEVAPRKEFITSSAATLDRSRIDA from the coding sequence GTGACCGCCGAGACGTCCGTGCCGTCCACAGCGTTGCTGACCGGAGCCGACCGGGACGGTTCCAACTACACCGCGCGGCACCTGCTCGTCCTGGAAGGGCTCGAGGCCGTCCGCAAGCGTCCGGGCATGTACATCGGCTCGACGGACAGCCGCGGCCTGATGCACTGCCTCTGGGAGATCATCGACAACTCCGTCGACGAGGCCCTGGGCGGGTTCTGCGACCACATCGAGGTCATCCTGCACGACGACGCCTCCGTGGAAGTCCGGGACAACGGCCGAGGCATCCCCGTGGACGTCGAGCCGAAGACCGGGCTCTCCGGAGTCGAGGTCGTCATGACCAAGCTGCACGCGGGCGGCAAGTTCGGCGGCGGTTCGTACGCGGCCTCCGGCGGTCTGCACGGCGTGGGCGCCTCCGTGGTGAACGCCCTGTCGGCCCGCCTGGACGTCGAGGTGGACCGTGCCGGGCACACTCACGCCATCAGTTTCCGGCGCGGCGTACCGGGTGCGTTCGCGAAGTCGGGTCCCGATGCGGCCTTCGATTCCGCAGCGCGGCTGACCAAGGTCAAGAAGGTCCCCAAGGCCCGCACCGGCACCCGTGTGCGGTACTGGGCCGACCGCCAGATCTTCCTGAAGGACGCCAAGCTCAGCCTGGAGAACCTGCACCAGCGCGCACGTCAGACCGCCTTCCTGGTGCCGGGCCTGACCATCGTCGTCCGCGACGAGTACGGCCTGGGCGAGGGCGGCACGAAGGGCGAGGAATCCTTCCGCTTCGACGGTGGCATCAGCGAATTCTGCGAATACCTGGCCCAGGACAAGGCGGTCTGCGACGTCCTGCGCTTCTCCGGGCAGGGGACCTTCAAGGAGACCGTTCCGGTACTCGACGACCGCGGCCAGATGACACCGACCGAGGTCACCCGCGAGCTGGGCGTGGACGTCGCCCTGCGCTGGGGCACCGGGTACGACTCGACGATCCGGTCCTTCGTCAACATCATCGCCACCCCCAAGGGCGGCACCCACGTCACCGGCTTCGAGCGATCGCTCACCAAGACGGTCAACGAGGTGCTGCGTGGCCAGAAGCTGCTCCGCGTCGCCGAGGACGACGTCGTCAAGGACGACGCCCTGGAAGGGCTGACGGCCGTCGTCACCGTCCGCCTGGCGGAGCCGCAGTTCGAAGGCCAGACCAAGGAAGTCCTCGGCACGTCGGCGGCCAACCGCATCGTCTCCAACGTGATCGCCAAGGAGCTCAAGGCGTTCCTGACCTCCACCAAGCGCGATGCCAAGGCGCAGGCCCGCGCGGTCATGGAGAAGGTCGTCGCCGCCGCCCGGACGCGCATCGCCGCCCGCCAGCACAAGGACGCGCAGCGCCGTAAGACCGCTCTCGAGTCCTCCTCGCTCCCGGCGAAGCTCGCCGACTGCCGCAGCGACGACGTCGACCGCAGCGAGCTCTTCATCGTCGAGGGCGACTCCGCGCTCGGTACGGCCAAGCTGGCCCGGAACTCCGAGTTCCAGGCCTTGCTGCCGATCCGCGGCAAGATCCTCAACGTCCAGAAGTCGTCCGTGTCGGACATGCTCAAGAACGTCGAGTGCGGCGCGATCATCCAGGTCATAGGAGCGGGGTCCGGCCGGACCTTCGACATCGACGCCGCCCGCTACGGCAAGATCATCCTGCTGGTGGACGCCGACGTCGACGGCGCCCACATCCGCTGCCTGCTCCTGACCCTCTTCCAGCGCTACATGCGGCCGATGGTCGAGGCGGGCCGAGTCTTCGCCGCCGTCCCGCCGCTGCACCGCATCGAGCTGACCCAGCCCAAGAAGGGCCAGGACAAGTACGTCTACACGTACTCGGACCGCGAGCTGCGGGAGACCCTGCTCGAGTTCGAGCGCAAGGGGGTCCGGTACAAGGACTCCATCCAGCGCTACAAGGGCCTCGGCGAGATGGACGCCGATCAGCTGGCCGAGACGACGATGGACCCGCGCCACCGCACGCTGCGCCGTATCAACATCTCCGACCTCGACTCGGCCGAGCAGGTCTTCGACCTGCTCATGGGCAATGAGGTCGCCCCGCGCAAGGAGTTCATCACCAGCTCCGCGGCGACGCTGGACCGATCGCGGATCGACGCGTAG